Genomic segment of Mustelus asterias unplaced genomic scaffold, sMusAst1.hap1.1 HAP1_SCAFFOLD_44, whole genome shotgun sequence:
AACAAAGATTCCCGGACAACATCGGATGAGTGCTGGTCACTTCTCAGCTTGGGAGGCAGAAAATGATGAAATCCTATACTACATGCAGAAGACCAGTGGTGGTGATGACCAATCTGAGGATAAGGCAGTTGCTCCAACACCTCATCAAGAAGATCCAATCCAAAATACGCATGAAATGGCGATGCCTGTTTCTGGAAATCCTCTACCTGATGCACCACCCACCACCAGAGTTTTAACTGGCCAGGAAAAGCGCAAGCTGTTGGCTCAAACACAATCCATCGAGAGCATTCCAAAAAGGTTTGGTTCTGCCTTTCAATTATCCTAATGAACAATGTTTGCACCTTCATCGCTGCTGACAGATAAACTTAATAAAATACACATTCAGTTGCCTACAAGAGTTAATAAACATTTGCATTGCTAAAAAAAACCAGGTTTCTCATCAGTATGACTgcgctggtgtttccgcaggttggctaaccgagtgaatcctttctcacactctgggcaggtgaatggcttctccccagtgtgaactcgctcatgtGCCAGCAGATttgatgagtgagtgaatcccatcCCGCAGTCAGAGCAGAGGAAAGGCCTCTCTCCGGTATGAACTCTCCGGTGGTTCAGCAGGTTGTATGAATGAGTGAATcgctttccacagtcagagcagatgaacggcctctccccggtgtgaattcgctgatgtgtcacca
This window contains:
- the LOC144483052 gene encoding uncharacterized protein LOC144483052, which produces MEGKSTVKSGEKPYTCSECGQGYSRSSGLLKHKHVHSGERPYKCGDCGKGFSYSFELKAHGRNHTGERQFTCPVCGKGFTQSSSLVTHQRIHTGERPFICSDCGKRFTHSYNLLNHRRVHTGERPFLCSDCGMGFTHSSNLLAHERVHTGEKPFTCPECEKGFTRLANLRKHQRSHTDEKPGFF